The sequence TTTTTGAATGCCTCAGAGAGGAGAAAGTTGAATATGTATTCGGATATCCCGGAGGCGCGGTCCTGAAACTTTATGAAAAGCTCTACGACGTGGATTTCCTTGAGCACATTCTGGTGCGCCACGAGCAGGGTGCAACTCATATGGCTGAAGGCTACGCAAAGGCTACGGGAAAGCCCGGCGTGGTGCTTGTGACCTCGGGTCCGGGCGCTACAAACACAGTTACCGGTATAGCTGACGCATACATGGACTCGGTGCCTCTTGTCGTCTTTACAGGCCAGGTCGCTTCTCACCTTATCGGTAACGATGCTTTCCAGGAAGCTGACATCGTTGGTATTACGCGCCCTATAACAAAGCATAACTTCCTCGTGCGTGACGTGAGGGAGTTGGCTTCAACAATTAAGAAGGCTTTCTACATTGCCTCTACCGGGAGGCCCGGACCCGTACTGGTGGACCTTCCAAAAGATGTAATTAACTCGGAATGTGAATTCCAGTATCCGGAGAGCGTTGAATTAAAAGGCTACAGGCCGTTTTTCTACGGGCACCAGTACCAGATCAAAAAAGCAGCCGAGATGTTAAGAGCGGCCAAGCGCCCCTTGCTCTACGTCGGAGGCGGCGTTCTGATTTCCGGCGGCTCCAATGAGCTCAGGGTTCTTGCCAGTGAACATAACCTGCCCGTTACGATGACGCTTCAGGGCCTTGGAGCTTTTGACGGAACGAACGAGCAGTCGCTTGGAATGCTCGGAATGCACGGCACCTACTGGGCTAACCAGGCCGTAAGCAACTGCGACCTTCTTATTGCTCTCGGCGCCCGTTTTGACGACAGGGTTGCAGGCGACGTTAATAACTTTGCACCTAAAGCTTTTAAGATACACGTGGATATTGATCCAACTGCAATAGATAAAAACGTCGTTGTGGACCTTCCGATTGTGGGCGACGTTAAGCACGTAATGGCTGAACTTGCAGCTGAACTTGGTGAACCTTTAAGTTTCCCGGAATGGTGGAACGAGATTAACCAGTGGAGAGACGAATGCCCGCTTGTCTATGAAGACAACGACGGACAGTTAAGAGCGGAATACGTAATTGAAAAGCTCTCGGAGAAGACCAAAGGCGAGGCTGTCGTTGTTTCAGACGTGGGACAGCACCAGATGTGGACCGCACAGTACTATAAATTCAAAAACCCCCGCTCGCTCCTTACAAGCGGCGGACTTGGAACCATGGGATTCTCGGTGCCCGCGGCAATTGGTGCAGCTTTTGCCGTGAAGGACCGTCCGGTTATTTCCATCAGCGGCGACGGCGGCTTCCAGATGAACATCCAGGAGCTTATTACGGCTGCGGCATATAAGGTTCCGGTTAAGTTCATAATTATCAATAACAGCTTCCTCGGCATGGTGCGCCAGTGGCAGGAACTTTTCCATTTTGAGAAGTACAGCTTTACAGACCTCTCGGAGACCAACCCCGACTTTATGAAGGTGGCCGAGGCTTTCGGGCTTAAGGCTTTCTCGACAGATTCACCGAAGGAAGTAGACTCTATACTGGACAAGGCTTTTGAAATAAACGACGGCCCTGTACTCATAGAATTCAAGGTGGTGCGCGAAGATATGGTTTTCCCGATGGTTCCGCCGGGAGCCAGCTACGAAAAAATGATTGTTAAACGACTGAATCCAAAATCAACGAAGTAATAAATATGAAGCATATAATTTCTGTATTGTTAGAAAACAGGTACGGCGCTTTCAACCGCGTTGCTACAATGTTCAGCGGAAAGGGTTTTAATATACAGAGTATTTCAATCGGTGAGACTGAAATGCCTGAGGTTTCAA comes from Ignavibacteria bacterium and encodes:
- the ilvB gene encoding biosynthetic-type acetolactate synthase large subunit, yielding MRGAEIFFECLREEKVEYVFGYPGGAVLKLYEKLYDVDFLEHILVRHEQGATHMAEGYAKATGKPGVVLVTSGPGATNTVTGIADAYMDSVPLVVFTGQVASHLIGNDAFQEADIVGITRPITKHNFLVRDVRELASTIKKAFYIASTGRPGPVLVDLPKDVINSECEFQYPESVELKGYRPFFYGHQYQIKKAAEMLRAAKRPLLYVGGGVLISGGSNELRVLASEHNLPVTMTLQGLGAFDGTNEQSLGMLGMHGTYWANQAVSNCDLLIALGARFDDRVAGDVNNFAPKAFKIHVDIDPTAIDKNVVVDLPIVGDVKHVMAELAAELGEPLSFPEWWNEINQWRDECPLVYEDNDGQLRAEYVIEKLSEKTKGEAVVVSDVGQHQMWTAQYYKFKNPRSLLTSGGLGTMGFSVPAAIGAAFAVKDRPVISISGDGGFQMNIQELITAAAYKVPVKFIIINNSFLGMVRQWQELFHFEKYSFTDLSETNPDFMKVAEAFGLKAFSTDSPKEVDSILDKAFEINDGPVLIEFKVVREDMVFPMVPPGASYEKMIVKRLNPKSTK